In Dyadobacter subterraneus, a single genomic region encodes these proteins:
- a CDS encoding DUF4397 domain-containing protein gives MNLYKTFRSIPLLKKALIATILLTGFSACKEADYLDVDAADRPPLSAFISFVNARPVTTPLNFWTFTDKITPTAVAINEASAYYPTVFGNVQINFTEGANTSYKASYQFGNSATFSATGRPNGPIATFYHTVVAARTSNNKADSLILFYDDLKAPDAQKAKLRFVNLSPENGTINVFNGKTALFSNVAYGRAANSSLAGETLSAWSLGPFQNVSPGIYDLNFTNATSGNTTGSSTSVTLEAGKIYTVFTHGLLSGSPAFGVKVLEHPVK, from the coding sequence ATGAATCTATATAAAACATTTAGGTCAATTCCGCTTTTGAAAAAGGCGCTGATTGCAACAATTCTGCTTACCGGATTTTCCGCCTGCAAGGAAGCAGATTATCTGGACGTAGATGCAGCAGATCGCCCGCCATTAAGCGCATTCATCAGTTTTGTCAACGCGAGACCGGTTACTACGCCGCTAAATTTCTGGACATTTACAGATAAAATCACACCAACTGCCGTTGCAATAAATGAGGCTTCTGCCTATTATCCTACCGTTTTTGGTAATGTGCAGATCAATTTTACCGAAGGTGCTAACACAAGTTACAAAGCTTCATACCAGTTTGGAAACAGCGCTACTTTTTCAGCCACGGGAAGACCAAACGGTCCTATCGCAACATTTTATCACACCGTGGTTGCGGCCAGAACGAGCAATAATAAAGCGGATTCTCTGATTCTTTTTTATGATGATTTAAAAGCGCCCGATGCTCAGAAAGCCAAACTTCGTTTCGTGAATCTTTCCCCGGAAAACGGAACAATAAATGTCTTCAACGGCAAAACAGCTTTGTTTAGCAATGTTGCTTATGGACGAGCAGCAAATTCTTCTCTCGCAGGCGAAACGCTGAGTGCATGGTCGCTCGGACCGTTTCAAAATGTGAGTCCGGGTATTTACGATTTAAATTTTACCAACGCAACCAGCGGCAACACTACCGGCAGCTCAACCTCCGTAACTTTGGAAGCAGGTAAAATTTATACTGTTTTTACACACGGACTCCTCAGCGGTTCTCCTGCTTTTGGGGTGAAGGTGTTGGAACATCCGGTTAAGTAA